Part of the Actinomycetota bacterium genome, CCTGTCGCAGCATGGACCGCACTGGCTTTCCGGACTATTTACAGTTACTTTGATTGACTTTATTCGACTTCGATTGCTCAAAATCCTATGCCCTTGCGAGCGTATGTCGCATAAGGCGCACAGTAAAACATTCTACCTTAAAAGCGTCTTTTACAAAAGCGATTTCACGTAAATTTAACTTTGTGATATATTAGAATAGCGTGTACGGCAACGATAGTAAAGGGGTCACTGATAAAAACTTCCCGCACATAAAGAGCGGTATCTTCTGGGCGAACAGCGCGGGTTCGGTTAAGCCCCAGGGCAGCTTAACCGGCCTTCCCTTTTAACCCCTTGATATCCGCGTCCTGCTTGTCCTGCCGGTCAACGACCGCGTCGAGCTTTTGATTAACGCGCTCAAATTCATCGCTATGGTCATCAAGTATGTTTTCGATACGGCTTAAACGGTAGCTGTGGTTTTCCTGCCGGACTTCGATTTTGGCAAGCCTGTTGCCGTGGTCTTGCAGCGTATCCTTTATGACTGCGACGTCCTCACGTATTGCGTCGATACCCTCTTGGACGCGAGCGAAATAAGGCAGAATGACTGCTTCAAAACCCTGGTTGACGATGTTGATGATTTCTTTTCTGTCATCTGAATTCATCGGCTCACTCCAATGCCTAAATCTATTTCTATGCCTGCTTGTCCTGCTCGTCGACGACTGTGTTTAGCTTGTGCTCGATGTCGACCAAGCATTTTCCGTTGTCGTCAAGTTGATCTTCACTGCAATCAAACTGTGTAATGCGGTCTAAAATCCTATGAATATCGACTATTGTCGGCAATACTATGCGCTCAAAGCTCTGCTTAAATAATTCCAAAAACTCTTTCTTATCTTCCGGGCTCATGCCGCTCTCCTTCGTTGAACGATATTAAGATAATGCCCCAAAAACTATCCACATTGCAAGATATATTTGCATATTTATGCTTTTGATATTTTTATTATTTTTATTATCAGCTCAATTTTAAGGACTGCCTGCCGTATAGGACACAGACTACTGCGCAAACCCGAACATGCGGTAGACGATGGCCGAGACCTCCGAGCGTTTGGCGCTCGCGTTGGGCTTGAAACTGCCGTCGGTATAGCCGTTGACAATGCCGTTGGAGGCTATAAGCCGGATGTTCGGCGCCGCCCAGTGGTCGGCGATATCGGGGAACGCGGCCGGCGTCGGCCCCTGCGTGAGGTCGAGCGCCCGCGCGATGATGGCGCATATCTCGGCGCGGTTTATTTGGGCCTCGGGCTTGAAGGTGCCGTCCGGATAACCGCCGACGACGCCGCGCAGGGCAAGCGCCTGGATATAACCTTCGGCCCAGTGTCCCTGTGAGTCGGTAAATTCGCTCGCGCCCGCGCTCGATATGCCCAGCGCCAAGCAGAGCATCTTGGCAAACTGCGACCTGGTAACCGGCGATTCCGGCCTGAACGAGCCGTCGGGGTAGCCGCCGATAACGCCGCGCTCCACGAGATTTGTGATTTGCGCGGATGCCCAGTGGTCGAGCGCCACATCCGGGAAGACGCCGCCCATCTGATATATCCAGGTGCTCTTCAGGCCGAGCTTCGAGCGGAAGGTGCTCCCGGCCATCGTCGTCTTCGAGCCGTCGGATTTTAAGATATCCAGTTTGGCGATGCGCGGCGACACACCCGTCTTTGTTATCCCGACGCCGGAGAACCCGGTCACTCCAAGCTTCGACTCGAGGTCCGCTTTACTAAAAGCGGCTGTCCACGAGAAGCTCGAATTGCCGCTCTGCTGACAGTAGGCCTTCCCTGACGAGTCTTTATCGCTTACGCCCTTAAGGTAAGGTTGAGCGCTAGAGTTAGTCCAGGCAAGCTCGATGTTCTCCGTGTGCCCGCCGCAACTCGAAAAATAATAAGCCGATATCGGCGACCCGTTATGCGTGATTACTTTTCGCGCGGTGTCGTCGACCGCCTTCTTCCATCTCGCGCCCCAATTGGTCCCCTTCGAGGTCTCGTTTATCTTGTCGACACCGACGTAGACCTGGCTCGATACCGAGTCGTAGAGGTCGAAGGCGGCCTGCGGCTTCATGTTCTTGATGGCGTAGGAGCGCGCCGCGATAGCTTGCGCATAAAGTGCATCATACGGCCAGCTCGAAGGCACCTCGCCTAGCCCGTAGAGATAAAACGGCTCGAATTGTATGTAATTGACGACATAGAGCGAGGCTTTGCCGGTCGAATAGACGTACATGCTTCCCTTATAAGAATGGAATCGCTTGGCGCTCGCATTGTAGACGATGATGTTGTCGGCGGCGTTGGTGGCGATGATGGGGCTCGCCAGGTTCTCGGCGCCTACCGTGCCGTCCGGGCCGATGAGGCTTAAAAGGCCCCGCTCGTTGGAGATTGCCGACCACTTGCCTACGGCGCCCTGGTAAGCATAAGTACCGTCGGTGTTGACAAAATCTATCGTCGTTGAGTTCTCGCCCGCGAAGAAGACTTTGGTAAGATTCGCTTTGTCGAAGAGGCGAACGCGAACCGTAGGCGGCACATTGTAGTCGCTCGTGATTTGCGTCCCCTGGTAATAGTGGGTAAGGATTTGCTCGTAGGCCTGCCCCGCGCTCGCCCTCCCCTTGGCGCCCCACTGGCACAGGCCGATACCGTGCCCGAAGCCGTAGCCTTTAAAGGTATAGTCAGCGGCAGCCGCCGGAACAGGCGTTGCGTAGAGAAAGACCAGGCTTGCTAAGACGATTAAGATAAATGACTTTTTGCGCATCGCTGAACTCCTCGCTGAACTCCTAATATTGCCGCATAAATGATGATTGACGAACCGCGTCGGGCATCGAGGGCGACGTCCCGTCCTACTTTATCTTCGTGTCGTCCCGGGCAAGAGGTCTGCTTACATCCGAGTGGCCTGCGATAGTCTCGACGGTCTTTCCGTCGACGAGTATTTGGACTTTTTGGATATCGTCGAATTCGGTCAGGGTGTTGACGATAGACGTTATCGTCATAAGCTCGCCGGAGCTGCCGCCCCAGTGCTTATCGATTAGTTCTTTCGAAAAACTGACATAGGCGATGCGGTCGTTTATGTCAATGCCGAGAATAGAGGTCTCCGATGGAATAGTGGCATAGTGCCCGCTCTCCGTCGGGCCTTTGATAAGCTCTTCCATCGCGGATATCGCAAGGTTTTCGGTGTCGGCTATGTGGCGCGTCTCGGAAACGAGGTATTCGGACTGGTCATCGCTGAAGTAAACCGTGATGTCGACGGCCTTGGCGCTCTTGGCGCCGGCTATTGCTTTGCCCGCGTCGGCGCCGCTCTCGGTCGCCGCGCTCTCTTGGGCATCGGTCGCGACATTATACTTTTGCGCCTCGCTCACCGGGGCGCTCTTCTTAGCCTCGTCTTCGCAGCCGGTCGCAAGTACTGTTAGTAGAGAAACCAAGGCAACGATTAGCAATAATGTAATGGTCCTCTTCACTGGAGTTCCTTTCACTTAAGCTTTACTGTTGCGCTTCAATTATAATACATAATTTTACCGGGGTACCACTCGGCCTGGCTTTAAATCGATAATCCGAGATATTTGGCGATGCCCCTGAATATCCCCTCGGCCTCTTTTTGGCGAAACTCATCGGTCGCCAGGAGCGCCGCTTCATCCGCGTTGCTTAAGAATGCCGACTCGCATAGAACCGCGGGCATAAGCGTCTCTCTTAAGACCTTGAAATCCGCGGTCTTGATGCCGTCGTCTTTGCCTTTGACTCCCGCCCAACCAAACGCTTTGACCAGCTCGTCTTGGATGCTTTTCGCGAGGCGCGCGCCCTCTTGCGAATTCGGGTGGCTGAAGACGGCGGTGCCGTCCACGTCGGGGTTGACATTTCCATTATGGTGGATGCTGATAAAAATATCGGCGTTGGCGTTGTTCGCCTGCGTAGCGCGTTGGCTCAAATCCAAAAATACATCGGTCTCGCGGGTCATGACGACCTCGATGCCCGCGTTTTTCAACAGGTCGCGCACTTTCAGAGCGACCGCTAAATTGACATCTTTTTCTTTCAAGCCGTTGCTCTTGGCTACCGCACCGGGGTCTTTACCGCCATGCCCGGCATCGATCGCCACAATTATCTTACCGTCATCCAGCGGCGGCGACGGCTGCTGTTCGGGCGGGGTCAAATTCGCGTTTAGCATGTTGTGGACAGCCAGAGCAATCTCGGCCCGCGTCGCGTATTCGGCGGGGCGGAATTTGCCGTTCGCACCACCCATGATGCCGTAGTAAGCGACGGTCTTTATCTCACCGTACGCCCAGTAGCCCGACGCGACATCGCTAAAACTTGGAGTGCTCGTTGAAATCACGGGCATTTCGATAGCACGGCGCAACATGCGCGCCAACTCGGCCCTGGTAATCCGCTGTTCGGGTTTGAATGTCCCGTCCGTGTAGCCGCGGACAATCCCGGCGGCGGAACTCGCTTTGATATAATCCGTGCCCCAGTGGTCGAACGGGACGTCTTTGAAGACGTCCGCGGCCGCGGTCGGTTGCGGGTACTGCTTGGCCAAACAGATAAGCTTAGCCATCTGCGCCCTGGTCAAAGGGTCGAGGGGACGATAGGTGCCATCCGGGAATCCCGAGATGATATTCTTCGATGTAAGGTCGACTACAGCGTTGTAATACTCGTCGTTGCCGGATAAATCGCTAAACGAAGCATGCGCGGGAAGAGCGAACGCAAAAATAAGACTTAAAACAAGAAGCAGTGCTGCCGGCCCTCGTTTCACCATTGCAAAACCTCCTGGTACAAGCGGACTACCGTTCATTCGACAGAGATACATGCGGCATTGAATTACTACAAAAACATCGGCAAATTTTTACATTTACTTAAATCATGAGCGGTTGTTCTATACATACCAAAAGCAAGGTTTTGATAATCATCGGCGCAAGAGATGTCTTTTGGCCAACGTACTTCTCAATATTCTAACAGCAACGGATTGTATTGCCAACCGCAACCGCTATCTATGCAAACCGGGCAAGCAATCAGGGCTAAAGCCCTGAGCTACGAGAAACAATTGCGCCGGCCCGGTTCTCATAACTCGCCTCATCCCCTAGACGCGGCCCCGCGAACCCTTTAAAATTTCATCGTAGCTTGGTAAAACCTCAATATCATGCCCAACTTTAAGAGAAGGCCCTGTAAAATGAGAGTATTACACGTCAACAACGTCGCAAACGTGCCCGCGGGCCTGGTGGAGGGCTTGCGGAAAATCGGTATAGACGCCTCTCTATACCAGCCGTACACCGGCATAAACACCAGCGGCAAATTGGGCAAATTGAAGGTCGTCTCAAATCGTATCGCGGATATGCGGGCGCTTCGCTCAAAGATAGCGCGCGAGCGCTTCGATATCGTCCACATCCACTACGCCTACTTCGGCATGCTCGGGGTGCTCGGCGGTTACCCGTACCGGCTCCACTGCCACGGGACCGATATCCGGCGAAACCTCTACCATCCCCTTTTCAAAGCGGTTACGAAAATAAGTCTCGACCGGGCCGAGCGTGTCTTTTATTCCACGCCTGATTTGAAGGTCCACGCCGAGAAAGCGCGGGCCGACGCGATCTTCATACCCAACCCGATTCGCACGGAACTCTTCGAGCCCCGGGGTTTCGAGGGCGCCGCGAACAAGGTCCTCTTAATCAGCAGAATCGACAAGATTAAAGGGGTCGATGTCGCGTTTCGGGCACTCGAGCGCGTCAAAAAAGACAACCCAGGCCTGAGCATCGACGCCCTGACGTGGGGTCCCGACCTGGACAGGTTTAAAGATTGCGGTTTTGTGAACTTCATCCCCAAAATGACGCACGAAGAGTTGGCGCGCCTCATCCCGAATTATCGGGTCGTCGTCGGACAATTCGAGTTGGGGATCATGGGGATGTCGGAGATGGAGGCGATGGCCTGCGCCCGCCCGGTGGTCTGCCATTTCAAGTATCAGGACTGGTACGCTGAGGCGCCGCCGCTCGCGCTCGCCAAAACCGAGGACGAGATAGTCGAGCGCGTAGAGGAACTATTGGAAAAACCCGACCTCCGCGAAGAGCTGGGCCTTGCGGGGCGAGAGTGGGTCGTAAAGTACCATGACTATATCGCGGTCGCCGAGCGCCTGGCTAAGTTGTATACGGATGGTTAGGGGTTAGTCGTCGGACTCGCCTATCATGCGGCTGTAGTCCCTGCCGACGATGACCAGGACATCGATTGTTTCGGAACTCGCTCCCTCGACGACCACACGTCCAAAACCCAATTTCGACTGGACGCGCCTCGCCAATTCGGCCTTCTCTTCGGAGGCGATGATTTGCGTATCGTAGTAGGTGAAGCTCTGCGCGTTCCCCACCTCGCGTATCTTGAAATTCAACGCGCCGAGCTTTTCGGCCATCTTGTGGGCGATGCCGGCTGTGCCGCTGCCGTTTTGAACCTCGACCCGGATATTAAGATTCTCTTTTTCTTCTTCGGTAAGTTCGAGCGGCAGGTCGGAGCGGATTCGCTCGAGTATCCAGGCGAGTTCACCCTCATCGGCGATGACATAGCTTCCGCCGCCGATTTCTTGCGGCGTACCGGGCACCGTGACCATGTGGAGGTTTTCCCGTCCCAGCGATTTGAAGTTCTTGCCGTATCCTATCATCCGCGTAACGCCGAGTTCGGGGTCGGTCTTAAGGTTTCGCGACGTAATGTCGGCAAGCTGCGGTATCCTCAAAAGCGAGCTCACCCGCAGAAGCTTGTCCATCACGGCTTTGAGAAATTTCTGCTGCCTCTCGATGCGCCCGAAGTCGTCATCGACCCTGCGAATGCGGACATACTTGAGCGCTTCTTCCCCATCGAGATGCTGGTAGCCGGGGCGTATATCGATTTGGTGGCGATCGTCGACGAGCCTCTTCTCCACGTCGATATCGATACCGCCGAGCGCGTCGATGATATCTTTAAATCCTTGAAAATCGACGACCGCGTAATGGTTGATGTCTAGCCCTAGAAAATCCTCGACTGTCTCTATCATTAAGTCGGGGCCGCCGTACTGGTACGCGGCATTGATTTTGCGCTTGCCTTTGCCGGGAATATCGACCCTGGTGTCCCTGGGAATCGAGATGAGATAGCCGATTTTTTTGTCGGGGTTGACCCTCAACACCATGATGGTATCGGCAAGACCCCGCTCGTCTTCTCCGCCCCTGGTGTCGCTGCCGAGAAGCAAAAAAGTGGCGGGCTCGTTTTCTTCGGGGGCGTTACATGCGAGTTCCTCATCCGCGCCGTGGGCCGGCGTGCCGGTGTGGATTCTCTCCTCGAGAATTCTGGCGAAGACAAAACTCCCGGCGCCGACGAAGAGTGCTATCATCAATGCCCAGAGCGTAAAGACCCGAATGTAATCACGCTTGCGCGGTTTTGCCGCTGAGTGCTTTCCCTCGTACAAACTAATCCTCCAATAAAGAATTCAATCGTCAGATTATCATAAAAACACATCATCCCTCAAATGGTTTCTTTCTAAACACAAACCTCGCCTGTCTTGATATGCGCATTGAAGCCCATTAAACTATAATAGAGCCTATTATGCGGGAGAATTCATGTTCACTAAAATCAGAGCGATAATCGAATCGGGCCTTTTTTCGTTTGTTTTATTCCACGGATTCGTGCTCCTTTACAACCGGCTCCTGCGGCAGACCGAAATCGGCGACACGGCGGTCGCCAACGAAATCGAAGTCATACTTCTAATAGGAGCCTATTATTTGACCGCGGTATTCTGCGGATATTGGGCCGGCTGGCGCTCGAAGACCGACGGCTGGATAATCGGCATATTAGGCTACCTTTTGTTTAGCGTGATAAGAATAAATATATCCGCGCAGGATGTCCCGTCGCTGTTGCCGTATCCCTTCCATATAAAGGTACTCGTCGGTTATATCCCCATATTGACGTTGCTGATGTTCGGCGGCATCATCGGCGAGCAGCGCGCGCATTACGCGCCGGCCAGCCAAAAACATATGATCATATACCCGCTGATAAAGCGGGTCCTTGACTTCGCGGCAAGTATAGCGGCCTTGATGTTCCTGGCGCCTATAATGTTCGCGATCGCCATCGGCATAAAACTCGCCTCTCCGGGGCCGATATTCTTCCACCAGAGACGCGTGGGCCGGCATGGGCGCATCATCAATATCATAAAATTCAGGACGATGATACCCGACGCGGACAGTATAATCGACCGGTTCCAATTGTTCGGCGCCCAAGACGAAGATGTCTGCCAGATTCAGGACGACCCGCGGGTCTTCCCGTTCGGAAAGTTCTTGAGAACGACCAGCCTCGATGAGCTACCTCAGCTCATCAACATCTCTAAGGGTGAGATGAGCCTGGTCGGACCGAGGCCGCTCGTCCCCGAAGAGCTGGAAGTCTCGGACGACAACCTCAAACGCCTCGAAGTAAAACCCGGCCTAACCGGCCTGGCGCAGGTCAACGGGCGCGGCAATATCACATTCGGCGAGCGCCTCGCGCTGGATATCGAATACGTCGACAACCAATCGTTCTTTCTCGACCTTAAAGTTATGCTCTTGACCTTATGGCGGGTTCTCTCGCGACGGGGAGCTTTTTAGAAATGACCCTTTGTGGGTAGAGACTTAGAATAAAAAGGACGCGGTTTGGGTTTGGGAGAGCCATGCTCTATTATTATAAAGTAAAAAAGCGTCACGCATTTAGAATAAAAGAGTTGTTGTTGGCCACGCTCCTCGCGGTGCTGGCGCTGGCATACTTCTACCCGGACTCGCTCGCCAATAACGTGATGCCGGTTCTGGAGCGGCCTTCCCTGCCGCTCCTCAACCCGAGCGCCTTGTCGAGCAAGTCAAAGATATCCGTCGAAGGCGCCGAGGTAGAAAACGAGCCGGGCGCCGTTACTCTCGAAAAAGCGGTGCGGGTCAAGAAAGACTTGGACGAGGAGGGCCGGAGACGCGAGGCGGCGGAACTCCAATACAGCCTCGACCTCATCGCCGGAATCGACGAGAGCACCCCCGAAGCTCAGACGCGCATCAAAATAATCATGCAGGATATAGATAAGACCATAAGCTATTTCCTCGCCGGAAACACGGCGTCGGAGAAGTTGGAGATTTTAAAAGATTACGAGGGCGCTAATCTGGCGTATGTCTATTACCCGAACTACGGGGTCCATTTCAACCCGGTTACCACCGCCAACATGGCGTTCGAGCACTACTCCAAAGGCAACCACGAGAAATTCGTCGCAATCACCGACGAACTCCTTGCCCATGCGATAGAGCCGACATTCCCGGGCGTCGGCGCCTATTATATCTGGGAAAACCACTTCGACCTCGAATTCGGGTCGCGCAAATTCGCCGCCCCCTGGAGGTCCGCGATGGCGCAAGGCCTCATCCTCGACCTCGCCGGAAAATGCTACGAAATAACCGGCGAAAAGAAGTACCTGCGTGCCGGCGAAAAGATTTTAAACTCCTTCCGCGTACCTTGGGATAAAGGCGGCGTCACCGACTATGACGAGCACGGCAACTGGTATTTAGAGGTGGCCGCGACCGACCAACTCAAGATTCTCAACGGGTTTCTGTTTACGCTCGACAGCCTCCACGATTACCACGAGCGTACCGGCAATAAAAAGGCGCTTAAACTGTTCGACGCCGGTATAGCCGAGGCGAAAGAGCACTTGGGCGAGTACGACCTCGGTTACTGGTCGAACTATTCACTCGTCAAAGGCAATAAGGCGAGTTTTGAATACCACAAGATCCACACCACGCTCCTCTACCGGCTCTACGACTTCACCGGCGAAGCGGCGTTCAAGGAGTACGCGGATAAGTTCAATAATTACCTTAAATACAACTTCATAGATATCCCGCAAGAACACCGCTCGTTTACGCAGATAACCGCGCTCAGCAAGGCGGGAATCGTCACCAACGAAAACGGCTGGTTCGGCCCGCACAATGTGATGACCAAGACCGAGTTCGCGGTCTGGCTCTGCCGGATAAAGAACTGGTCTCCAAATCGGGTCTTCCACGGGTATTACCGGGATGTCGGGCGCGACCGCTCCAATTGGGGCTACATCGAAACGCTCAAGGAGCGAGGCGTAGACCTTGGCGGCAAAGATGGGCTGTTCGGCCCGGATGATGAGGTCGCCAGAGATGAGGCCGCCGCAATCCTGGGCGCCGCGTACAATACGCCGATCGACGAAAAACCTGTCATGAAAGACGTGCCCGCGGACCATAAGTATTATAACGAGATAGGCCTGGCTGTCGGCAACGAGCTGATGGGCCTATACGGGCCGAACTTCTTCAGGCCCGAGCTTAAGCTCACCCGCGAGCAAGCGGCGCTCGTCTTTTACAAACTGCTCTCCAAATAGCGGGTGCGTTACGAGGCCTCTCTTCGTCTCAATACCAGGGAACCAAACGCCAACAGCGCGGCTGTAAACGGCAGCCAATGCCACCATACCGAAGGGCCGGTATCGAGCCATAGCATGACGATGGTCAGCATCAACGCGTAGACTTTGGGGTCGCGAAAGCGCGCCGCGGTCGCCAGGCATATCCCGAGAAGCCCCGAGTAGAGGATAACCCCGAGAATACCGAATTCCAGGACCGCCAGCCCGAAAAAGGATGTCGAGAAAGGCTTGCCCAGGATACTGATGGTCGTAGCGCGCCCCAGGTTGACGCCGGGCATGAGCGAGAGGGTCAACCGCCCGTGCGACCGCCCCCACGGATAGCTGTCTTCGATGACCCCCAGAAAGACCTTGTAGGTGAAGAAGGGGCGCGTGATGAACTTTTGCCCCACTTCCGAGCCGCTGAGCGCCATATCGCTGTAGGTGTAGCCGCCCTTCTCCATGGATTCGACGACAAACGCGGGCGCGTTGGGCGAATCGAGCGGAGCCAGGTTATACATCACCCCGCGCGCTACCGAGGTGGCGAGATAGGTGTAGATGAAGATGAGAACGACCACAGCCGCCGCTTTTGCGCCCGCCTTGAAATCGACGGGCCTCTTGCGTTCCAGGTAATACTCGAAGACGAGCGGCATGATGTAGATGATGGCGTAAGCGCGGTAGCCGACGCCGGCCGCCATCAGTGGGCCGATTACGGCCGCGATAAGGGCGGCCATAAGGAGCAGGCGGCGCGTATCGAGCGCCTCCGCTATCTTCATCAAGCCGTAGACCGTGACTATCGTCCCTATCCCGACGAGAAACGCCGGCATCAACCCGCCGGTGCGATTGAGATACGAGCCGTATAGCCCATACACGGCAAACGCCGGAATCACATAGGCGCATATCATCAGAAGGCCGAGACCGAGGTAATTCATACCGGTAACCTTGACCTTTGATTTTCCCAAAACATAGAAGAGCGCGGTCATCAGGGCGAGATAGAGCGGGGCGCGCAGTGCGAGCGGCGCGACCTGCTTGAGCGCGAGGTCGAGAATGAATACGACCGGCAACGACAAGAGCAGCCGTTCGAAATACGCGAACGCTTGGCTCTTGTTGAGCGCTCCCCTATCGTCTGGAATTCGTTGCGCCGCGTAGACGGCGAGCAAATATGATAGTAGCCCCGTGACGATTATGAAGAGCGCCCGGGGTGAGAACTCTACCAGCGCTAAACCGGCGAGGTAAAACGCTGAGACAAAGAGCGGCAAGAAGACCTGTGGAGAGAAGATATTTACGCGCCCTTCTCTCATCGGCCGACCGCCGGTACTGAGAGCGCCCAGACCGCCAGAGCGATTCCCGCAAAGAGCAGCGACGCGACAAACGGCCTTTCGGCGACCTCCGCGGCAAACTTGGCCATGAGCGTGGCCTCTCCCCAGCCGCGAAACGCTCGTGCCGTCCGCTTCACTGGGGCGTAGAACGTGCTCCCGACCGCGAGCGACGGGGTCGCCGGTTTCTTAAAGAGCCATACCATGAGGCCGCTCTTCCGCCATATCCCGCCGCTGAACAGGATAATCCGGTTGATTGCGTGCGCCTGGTAAGCGGCGGAAAGAGTAGCCTTGGCCCGGTTGAGGTTGCGCAGAATAGAACTCCCCTCGGCATATGGGGAGACCTCGTGATGCGCCGGCTCAGGACCCAAACCGTCTATGGCGACCTGTAAGCCAAGGAGGAGCCAGAAGAAGACCGCGGGCTGCGGGTGATGGAAGCTGTTGCTGGTCAGGCTGTTTATGGCAAAGCCGATTACGCCGGCGACAATAGCCGAGTTTATCCAGGAGAGATACCTGTCTTTGGCCTTGGCGCGCGAGAGATAGAGGCCGTATTTTATCGAGATAAGGATGATGGCGACGAACGATAAGATGCCGAAGATACCTGTCTCCGCCCAAAACGTAAGGTAGGAGTTGTGCGCGCCGTATATGACCCAACCGACACTCAACTCGGGATGCCGGAAGATGTACTCGGTAAAGACATCGTAATAGTTGCCGATGCCGACACCTATCAACGGGTGCTCCCGGATGATGCCGGCCGCAATCCGCCAAAGCTTCATCCGAAAACCGGCGGTACCTCCGGTGATATTGGTGATACTGGCGAGGCGGCTGGCGACGCCGGGCGCGGCGGCGAACGCGACCGCAAAAAGCGCTATCCAGACCCAAACCAGCCAAGCGTTCGTCAGCAACGACATCAGAATAACGCCTATCCCGGTAGCCATCCAACTGCCCCTGGTATAGGTAAGGATGAGCGCGGCGAAGAGGAGCAGCGTCGCGCCCCCCATTGCAAACCGGCGAAACAACCCTCGCGAGCCCAGCACCAACGCCAAGCCGAGCGGCACCATAAGCACGAGATATTCCGCGTAGAAATTGGGGTTTTCAAAGGTCGAGCCGACCCTGGCGGCGACCTCATCGGACAAATCGTAGAGGCCTATCTTCGCCGTCTGCGGCGCGTAAGTGTATTGGTATATCCCGTAAAGACCGGTGATTGCGCCGGCGACTATCATGAGTATTAATATCCAGGTCAGCGCTTCCCGGGACCTTACCGAATAGCCGACCGCGTAGACAAGCGCGAAATAGCCGATGAAGCGGATTATGACCGCGGCCGATTCGACCGTCGATGGCGCGACGACCGCCGAGACGGCCCCAAAGACCAGGAACGCCAGGAACGCCCAAGCGTACGGGACCGACGGTCGCTTGTCGCCGGTGCCTAAATTATGAATAGCGTACGAGATGATGACAAGCGCCGTGCAGATAGTGACCGCGTCGATCGGAACCGGACCTAAGTTGACGCCAAAACCGACCAGCGGAACCGCCGTGACCAAAAGGACAATGGCGAATGTGGTGTTGGCAAGCGCGAAAGCCGCGACAATCGCCCCCGCGATGATAAGAATAAACTTAGAGAACGGCAGAGACGCTCCGAGCATGCCGAGAAGTACCGCCGCGCCGGCGACGATAATATACACATGTGGAAAAGCTTTGGAGCGTACCGCAACTAGTTCGGACAAGATTTCACCCCTATACCGCGGCTAGTCGCCGGCGACATCCATACCGATGATGACAGCGTCTCCTATAAACCACTTGGTGACGATATTGAACCTGTCG contains:
- a CDS encoding S-layer homology domain-containing protein; the protein is MLYYYKVKKRHAFRIKELLLATLLAVLALAYFYPDSLANNVMPVLERPSLPLLNPSALSSKSKISVEGAEVENEPGAVTLEKAVRVKKDLDEEGRRREAAELQYSLDLIAGIDESTPEAQTRIKIIMQDIDKTISYFLAGNTASEKLEILKDYEGANLAYVYYPNYGVHFNPVTTANMAFEHYSKGNHEKFVAITDELLAHAIEPTFPGVGAYYIWENHFDLEFGSRKFAAPWRSAMAQGLILDLAGKCYEITGEKKYLRAGEKILNSFRVPWDKGGVTDYDEHGNWYLEVAATDQLKILNGFLFTLDSLHDYHERTGNKKALKLFDAGIAEAKEHLGEYDLGYWSNYSLVKGNKASFEYHKIHTTLLYRLYDFTGEAAFKEYADKFNNYLKYNFIDIPQEHRSFTQITALSKAGIVTNENGWFGPHNVMTKTEFAVWLCRIKNWSPNRVFHGYYRDVGRDRSNWGYIETLKERGVDLGGKDGLFGPDDEVARDEAAAILGAAYNTPIDEKPVMKDVPADHKYYNEIGLAVGNELMGLYGPNFFRPELKLTREQAALVFYKLLSK
- a CDS encoding O-antigen ligase family protein — translated: MSELVAVRSKAFPHVYIIVAGAAVLLGMLGASLPFSKFILIIAGAIVAAFALANTTFAIVLLVTAVPLVGFGVNLGPVPIDAVTICTALVIISYAIHNLGTGDKRPSVPYAWAFLAFLVFGAVSAVVAPSTVESAAVIIRFIGYFALVYAVGYSVRSREALTWILILMIVAGAITGLYGIYQYTYAPQTAKIGLYDLSDEVAARVGSTFENPNFYAEYLVLMVPLGLALVLGSRGLFRRFAMGGATLLLFAALILTYTRGSWMATGIGVILMSLLTNAWLVWVWIALFAVAFAAAPGVASRLASITNITGGTAGFRMKLWRIAAGIIREHPLIGVGIGNYYDVFTEYIFRHPELSVGWVIYGAHNSYLTFWAETGIFGILSFVAIILISIKYGLYLSRAKAKDRYLSWINSAIVAGVIGFAINSLTSNSFHHPQPAVFFWLLLGLQVAIDGLGPEPAHHEVSPYAEGSSILRNLNRAKATLSAAYQAHAINRIILFSGGIWRKSGLMVWLFKKPATPSLAVGSTFYAPVKRTARAFRGWGEATLMAKFAAEVAERPFVASLLFAGIALAVWALSVPAVGR